One window from the genome of Carassius carassius chromosome 15, fCarCar2.1, whole genome shotgun sequence encodes:
- the rragca gene encoding ras-related GTP binding Ca, whose translation MSIQYEAPLADSYGVADSFPKDFGYGEEEGDIEDSPTPSDSKPRILLMGLRRSGKSSIQKVVFHKMSPNETLFLESTNKIYKDDISSSSFVNFQIWDFPGQVDFFDPTFDYEMIFRGTGALIFVIDAQDDYVEALGRLHLTVSRAYRVNPEINFEVFIHKVDGLSDDHKIETQRDIHQRANDDLADASLEKLHLSFYLTSIYDHSIFEAFSKVVQKLIPQLPTLENLLNIFISNSGIEKAFLFDVVSKIYIATDSSPVDMQSYELCCDMIDVVIDVSCIYGLKEDGSGSAYDKESMAIIKLNNTTVLYLKEVTKFLALVCILREESFERKGLIDYNFHCFRKAIHEVFEVGVSTSRTSNQPAGTPLLKTVTLNGTPRSTV comes from the exons ATGTCGATCCAGTACGAGGCACCGCTGGCGGACAGCTACGGGGTGGCGGACTCGTTTCCCAAAGATTTCGGATATGGAGAAGAAGAAGGAGACATTGAGGACAGTCCTACTCCCTCCGACAGCAAACCGAGAATCCTGTTGATGGGATTGAGGAGGAGCGGAAAGTCCTCTATCCAGAAG GTGGTGTTTCATAAGATGTCCCCCAACGAGACCCTGTTTCTCGAGAGCACCAACAAGATCTATAAAGATGACATCTCCAGCAGCTCTTTTGTCAACTTCCAGATCTGGGACTTCCCTGGACAAGTGGACTTTTTTGATCCAACCTTTGACTACGAGATGATTTTCAGAGGAACTGGGGCCTTGATATTTGTCATCGACGCACAG GATGACTATGTGGAGGCCCTTGGTCGACTCCACCTAACAGTATCACGCGCCTACAGGGTCAACCCAGAGATCAACTTTGAAGTGTTTATCCATAAAGTAGATGGCCTGTCTGATGACCATAAGATCGAGACCCAGCGGGATATACACCAGAGGGCTAACGATGACCTGGCAGATGCCAGTTTAGAGAAACTGCATCTCAG TTTCTATTTGACTAGTATATATGATCACTCCATCTTTGAGGCCTTCAGTAAAGTTGTCCAGAAGCTCATCCCTCAGCTTCCAACGCTGGAGAACCTTCTCAACATCTTTATATCT AATTCAGGGATCGAGAAGGCCTTCCTGTTTGATGTTGTCAGTAAGATTTACATCGCCACCGACAGTTCACCGGTGGACATGCAGTCCTATGAGCTTTGCTGCGACATGATCGATGTGGTCATCGACGTCTCTTGTATTTACGG ATTAAAGGAGGATGGCAGTGGCAGTGCATATGATAAGGAGTCTATGGCCATCATCAAACTCAACAACACCACAGTGCTCTACCTAAAAGAGGTCACCAAGTTCCTTGCCCTGGTCTGCATCCTGAGAGAAGAGAGCTTTGAGCGCAAAG GATTAATAGACTACAATTTCCATTGTTTCCGGAAAGCCATTCATGAGGTGTTCGAGGTGGGTGTTTCTACCTCTAGGACAAGCAACCAGCCAGCTGGCACCCCTCTCCTGAAGACTGTTACCTTAAACGGAACCCCCAGGAGCACTGTGTAG